One stretch of Chryseobacterium indologenes DNA includes these proteins:
- a CDS encoding type II toxin-antitoxin system PemK/MazF family toxin: MSVKRGQIIYHNFSLPNLSESELHPVLILSNEIVSTESEMYVGLMITSSDYYENDYFTFKLKDEMLIENRLFKDNKYIRLHLISYFHCSSVSNPKILGEVKEKAITRILNEQRVKVFENE; the protein is encoded by the coding sequence ATGAGCGTTAAAAGGGGGCAGATTATATACCACAATTTTTCACTGCCAAATTTAAGCGAGAGTGAACTTCATCCAGTTTTAATATTATCTAACGAAATTGTTTCAACTGAGTCTGAAATGTATGTCGGTCTAATGATTACTTCTTCAGATTATTATGAAAATGATTATTTCACATTTAAATTAAAAGATGAGATGCTTATTGAGAATAGGCTATTTAAAGATAATAAATATATTAGGTTGCATTTAATATCATATTTTCATTGTAGTAGTGTTAGCAATCCAAAAATATTGGGAGAAGTTAAAGAAAAAGCAATAACTCGAATATTAAATGAACAGAGAGTTAAGGTGTTCGAAAATGAGTAA
- a CDS encoding ImmA/IrrE family metallo-endopeptidase, which translates to MDTIKTKIEVFNPIDLHNTIGEELLEIFNENNYSLDILNSLNISVEKPKEVLKISKNNINKIAKFTNNSFLCDYLINFQEDYKKSKNNSILEYKTFKKVYSKVKHLENFICDEDVNGMDKLEDIALFLEIEDEKNIFQEVNDNIALYKISNFQPDNLNLYAWLKKGERDFRKIKFPKYCSEGLKSWVKGNEWKKNMGDFKYFLQLPKILSEFGVALIFTPYLEKTVFGCVRWFNGTPVVQLSDKGKNLANLWYVLFHELGHVIKHENDEIFEGNDISKNQVTKKEKEANEFASFHLFNGDSLRRFMFSKKGEAVDDLFIEKIAEKYNVDILFSALWAQKAQIKGVKYYQYIKHVSFK; encoded by the coding sequence ATGGATACAATCAAAACCAAAATAGAAGTATTTAACCCTATTGATTTGCATAATACAATAGGTGAAGAATTGTTGGAAATATTTAATGAGAATAACTATTCACTTGATATTTTAAACTCGTTGAACATTTCAGTTGAGAAACCAAAAGAGGTATTGAAAATCAGTAAAAATAATATAAATAAAATAGCAAAGTTTACTAACAATAGTTTTCTTTGTGATTACTTAATTAATTTTCAAGAAGATTATAAAAAGTCAAAAAACAATTCTATTTTAGAATATAAAACATTTAAAAAAGTTTATTCAAAGGTAAAGCATCTTGAGAATTTTATTTGTGATGAGGATGTTAATGGAATGGATAAGTTAGAAGATATTGCATTATTCTTGGAAATTGAGGATGAAAAGAATATTTTTCAAGAAGTAAATGATAATATTGCTTTATATAAAATCTCTAATTTCCAACCAGACAATCTAAACTTGTATGCATGGCTTAAAAAAGGAGAGAGAGATTTTAGAAAAATTAAATTTCCTAAATATTGTAGTGAAGGATTAAAATCATGGGTTAAAGGTAATGAATGGAAAAAGAATATGGGTGATTTTAAATATTTTCTCCAACTTCCTAAGATTTTATCGGAATTTGGAGTAGCATTAATCTTTACCCCATATTTAGAAAAAACTGTTTTTGGATGTGTCCGTTGGTTCAATGGTACTCCAGTTGTTCAATTATCTGATAAAGGTAAGAATTTGGCCAACCTTTGGTATGTATTATTTCATGAACTTGGTCATGTAATTAAACATGAAAATGATGAAATATTTGAAGGTAATGATATAAGCAAAAATCAAGTAACGAAAAAAGAAAAAGAAGCAAATGAATTTGCAAGTTTCCATTTATTTAACGGAGATTCACTAAGAAGATTTATGTTTTCTAAAAAAGGAGAAGCTGTTGATGATTTGTTTATTGAGAAAATTGCAGAAAAATATAATGTTGATATTTTATTTTCAGCTTTATGGGCACAAAAAGCTCAGATAAAAGGAGTAAAATATTATCAATATATAAAACACGTATCTTTTAAATAG
- a CDS encoding ParA family protein, giving the protein MKRQFGKPTILFKLLTYKRMQVISVINYKGGVGKTTLTSNLSAELANRGYKVLMIDLDPQTSLTFSFIKPDQWSKDFAADVTIKNWFKRAKKKKVDFNDLIINLNIFKGKPGQLNLISSHLDLINIDLELATQLGGANMTQTKANFLKVHRMLLKGIEQLDDDYDFVIIDCPPNFNIVTKNAIVASDYILIPAKPDYLSTLGIDYLKRSMSNLIKDYNDYCKVEDDDDEDDYSEIDPQILGVLFTMVQFYGGKPIQALRQYISQTKKLGIPIFKDYIRENKTIFSDAPEAGLPVVLSNHHRADIINEIQAFVTDFESKV; this is encoded by the coding sequence ATGAAAAGGCAATTTGGTAAGCCTACTATATTATTTAAACTATTAACCTATAAAAGAATGCAAGTAATTTCAGTAATTAATTACAAAGGAGGAGTTGGAAAAACAACACTGACATCAAATCTATCTGCAGAGTTAGCAAATCGTGGATATAAAGTCCTAATGATAGATCTTGATCCACAGACGAGCCTAACCTTTTCTTTCATTAAACCAGATCAGTGGTCAAAAGATTTTGCTGCGGATGTAACAATTAAAAACTGGTTTAAGAGAGCTAAAAAGAAGAAGGTTGATTTTAATGACCTCATTATTAATTTAAATATTTTTAAAGGTAAACCTGGTCAACTTAATCTTATTTCTTCCCATTTAGATCTTATAAATATTGATTTAGAATTAGCAACCCAGCTTGGTGGAGCGAATATGACCCAAACAAAGGCAAATTTTTTAAAAGTACATAGAATGCTTTTAAAGGGTATAGAACAATTAGATGATGATTATGATTTTGTAATTATTGACTGTCCACCTAATTTTAATATTGTGACAAAAAATGCAATTGTTGCGAGTGACTACATATTAATTCCTGCTAAACCTGATTATCTGTCGACTTTGGGGATTGATTATCTGAAGCGAAGTATGAGTAATTTAATAAAAGATTATAATGATTACTGTAAAGTTGAAGATGACGATGACGAAGATGATTATAGTGAGATTGATCCGCAAATTTTGGGAGTTTTGTTTACTATGGTTCAGTTTTATGGCGGAAAACCAATCCAAGCTTTAAGACAATATATCAGTCAAACCAAGAAATTAGGGATTCCTATCTTTAAGGACTACATTCGTGAAAACAAAACAATATTTTCAGATGCCCCTGAGGCTGGTTTGCC